The Corynebacterium confusum genome has a window encoding:
- the hflX gene encoding GTPase HflX has product MTESSQFSNEHEKLLAHAFRDNAPQGPAHADEELSTGEMDLAERNALRSVTRETTIRAEDTTDGYEVEYRKLRLEQVILVGVWTEGTIAEVEATLDELAALAETAGAEVVELIYQKRDKPDSGTFIGSGKVKELKEIVEATGADTVICDGELNPGQLTALERALNTKVIDRTMLILDIFAQHAKSKEGKAQVSLAQLEYLYTHTRGWGGNLSRQAGGRAGSNGGVGLRGPGETKIETDRRRIRTEMARLRKALRNMKTAREVKRSRRAASTVAQIAIAGYTNAGKSSLINAMTGAGVLVEDALFATLDPTTRRAQLGDGRQVVFTDTVGFVRHLPTQLVEAFKSTLEEVLGADLMLHVVDGSDPFPLKQISAVNKVIYDIVKETGENPPPEIIVINKIDQADPLVLAEVRHTLDRDNVVFVSAKTGDGVDELTTRVELFLNTLDADVELLVPYTRGDVVARLHEEGTVRSEDYSEEGTRISARVPQQVAAELAEFRVD; this is encoded by the coding sequence GGGCCCGCGCATGCGGACGAGGAACTAAGCACTGGTGAGATGGACCTGGCAGAGCGTAACGCCCTGCGCAGCGTGACCCGGGAGACCACCATCCGCGCCGAGGACACCACGGATGGCTACGAAGTCGAGTACCGCAAGCTGCGCCTGGAGCAGGTCATCCTGGTCGGGGTGTGGACCGAGGGAACCATCGCCGAGGTCGAGGCTACCCTGGACGAGCTGGCCGCCCTGGCCGAGACCGCCGGCGCGGAGGTCGTCGAGCTCATCTACCAAAAGCGCGACAAGCCGGACTCCGGAACCTTCATCGGCTCCGGTAAGGTCAAGGAGCTCAAGGAGATCGTGGAGGCCACCGGCGCGGACACGGTCATCTGCGACGGCGAGCTCAACCCCGGCCAGCTGACCGCGCTGGAGCGCGCCCTCAACACCAAGGTCATCGACCGCACGATGCTGATTCTGGATATCTTCGCCCAGCACGCGAAGTCGAAAGAGGGTAAGGCGCAGGTCTCGCTCGCCCAGCTGGAATACCTCTACACGCACACCCGTGGTTGGGGCGGCAACCTGTCGCGCCAGGCGGGCGGCCGCGCCGGCTCCAACGGCGGCGTGGGCCTGCGTGGCCCGGGTGAGACCAAGATTGAGACCGACCGCCGCCGCATCCGCACGGAGATGGCCCGCCTGCGCAAGGCGCTGCGCAACATGAAGACTGCGCGCGAGGTCAAGCGCTCCCGCCGCGCCGCGTCCACGGTCGCGCAGATCGCCATTGCCGGCTACACGAACGCGGGCAAGTCCTCGCTCATCAACGCGATGACCGGGGCGGGCGTGCTGGTGGAAGACGCCCTGTTCGCCACGCTGGATCCGACCACCCGCCGCGCGCAGCTGGGCGACGGCCGCCAGGTGGTCTTCACCGACACCGTCGGCTTTGTCCGCCACCTGCCCACGCAGCTGGTCGAGGCCTTCAAGTCCACGCTGGAGGAGGTGCTGGGCGCGGATCTCATGCTGCACGTGGTCGATGGCTCGGATCCCTTCCCGCTCAAGCAGATCTCCGCGGTCAATAAGGTCATCTACGACATCGTCAAGGAGACGGGGGAGAACCCGCCGCCGGAAATCATCGTCATCAACAAGATCGACCAGGCCGATCCCCTGGTACTCGCGGAGGTCCGCCACACCCTGGACCGCGACAACGTGGTCTTCGTCTCGGCGAAGACCGGCGACGGCGTCGACGAGCTGACCACCCGGGTCGAACTCTTCCTCAACACCTTGGACGCGGACGTCGAGCTGCTCGTGCCGTACACCCGCGGCGACGTCGTGGCCCGCCTCCACGAGGAGGGCACGGTGCGCAGCGAGGACTACTCGGAGGAGGGCACGCGGATAAGTGCTCGCGTGCCGCAGCAGGTCGCGGCTGAGCTAGCCGAGTTTCGTGTGGATTAA